The DNA region GTCTGTAACCCTTTTATTAATCTTACTCCAATAGTACACAAGGACAGTGTAGAATCGGGATTCTTACAGATCTGTTGAATGAAAATTTTGGCAACGCTTGTTACTAGGGATTTTTAATGTGATTCAAATAATAGAAATAGTCAGAGATCAGCTAATGCAAGCTTGAGAGATCTTTGTGTGAAATCCTAATAACAAGAGCATCTGGAATAATTGCTGGTGCAACTGCTGTGCAGTGATAAAAAATAGgcataatgaaagaaaacttcaaGATGTGTAGCAGAATACAGTTCACAGAAGGCTCAAGTTCTTGTTCTGGTAAGTCTACAATGGTAAGATGGAACAACTTGAAGTACTGCACAATAAAAGTTTAAATGCATTCAGAATTTTCCAGTCTCAAACAGTTCATTAATTAACACAGCCAATTTCAgacctgaaggaaaaataaaagcagagccAAAACTTAGCTGGCAGTCATTCGATAGTAAAGCTTGAGGGAGCCAATTACTTCCATGGTCCCTAGCGTTTGCGAATACCTCTCTTTCTAACTGAAACAATTATTTCAAgcaaaaatgcatgttttttgcagtcattaaaaatatgtataatgAAAACTTCAAAGTTGTGTAGCTGTATATGGAGAAAGGTCCGAGCCTTGTTTTGGCAAAGCTGCAGTGCTTTGAGTTTGCTGGGAGTTGTGTCCTGTCTCTTCTAGGTGATCATTAGAGCAGCCTAGTTCTGGATGTAGTTTacagaaattagaaataaacCAAACCCATCACttcaaaaaaagcagagaaattaagGGTGTTTGGGAAGCTATGGAATGTTTACCAGGCAGTTGTAAAGTTTTCAGAAAGTTGTGTTCCACTAAACCATAGCTTCATAGTAGTTCTTAAACTTTCAGGCCTATGGATTTGTTAAATAAGGACCACATTTCTGGGTAGAAAAGAAGGGTAAGTCTGTTTTGGCCAACTTGATGCTTAGTAGCATGTTGTGCATGGCTCTATGATTAGTAGGAGGAACTACATCCATTTCATTTATGGAGCAGCAGATGTTAGAGGAGACTGTGTGGAAAAGGTCAAGACAATAGATTTTATGCCTGTATTCAAGTAATTTGGATTGAAGCTCTGCTATGTTTAAAAGaccatttaaaaagaaaaactttaagGGCAGAGTGCTTCTTGTAATTTTATTGTATCTTTTTTCAAACCTTCTTTTGAAACTGagagtattaaaatatttcgttaaatttttgttattttcctaaataaataCAAGGCTCAAAGCCAAAATATTTGCATCCAAACTTTGTTAAATAAGCAATGCTAAAATAAACTATTTACCCCAAACCTGTTTTCCTAAGGGCTATATCTTGTTTGCAGGTGTAAACCAGTTTAGTGGGATGTCAGACACGGATTTTCCGTGCAGTGTCTTGTCTGATCTATAACTTTGCTCTTCCTTTGTGGATTACGAGGGGTGCCTTAGTATTTGATGTTGGGAAACCTGATATATGAGCTTTGCATTTTGATTCATGTTAGACTTTGTCTTATTCATCAGCCAGTGGTGTTCTTCCCCTCTGTCTAGAACACCTTCTAGCCTTGTGGATTTGGCATGACTAATGGTCTTCTTTTGCAGTTTGTATGTATTGGTCCATTTCCTCTTCTGAATTCAAAAGAGCAAAGCATCTCTGAGGACAGAGAGAGGGTGGTTGACTTGTGTCTCTCCTGAGCCTCTCACAAACAGTGTCAATGCATTTGCCTTCTGTTGGGGATGAGTTTCCTCATCTTGAAGGATGGGTCCCATTTGTCGCGAAAGCTGTTTAATGATTTTAAGTAGAACAGTAGTTTATTTCTATGTTTCAAAGTATAAAAAGATTTAATGTATAATTTTACTAATAAATATTCACCAGGGATGTGATCCCTCTGTCCTTCCAAAGTGAACAGAACTCTACTCCAACTTATTTTCATATCTCTATAGATCATTTTTGATGCCACTCAAGTGCTCAAATTAGTTTTTCAAGTACCAAACTATTATTTTTGAGTGGGAAGGACTTAGGAAAGCTGGCAGAAAAATCAACTGATTTTTGATTGGgtattttctattatttaaaGTATACCTGCCAGATCTCCTTAACTGTAGAGGCTTCCTTTTGCAGAAGTGTAAGAATATCCTTGGACTATTGGTTGAGTTTGGACTAATTGGTTAAGTTTTACTTTAAGCTAATGATTTCTAGCTTTCAAGAAATTATCATCTTCCTTTTCTATATAAGAGAACTATGTCATGAATATTGTAGGATATATTTAATCAATTTAAATGGAACAGAAATTATCTGGCAAGACTGATACTTCAAAGGAATCTACAGTTCATCAGGAATACTTTAACTGATTATAAATGTGTCCCTTTCTTATGCATGTACAATGTTTAAAGTATTCTGTGAGCACTGAGGTCTTTTATCCCTCCAGTTGCTTATGGAATACTAATGAAAGTAATGTATGTGCATCATGTGGAAAATATGTTGGCAGACAGATAGATACCTGCAGTGCCTTAAATGCTTTGGCATTGTCTTCGTTTAATCAGCATAGTTGATCCCTGCTTCCCCTAGGGGTTTATTCTTTCAGGATAAGATCAAAGGTTTATGTGAAGGTTTAAGCAAAAGTAAAATTCACCTATTTTAGAGATGAATGAATAGATAAAcagaagcttaaaaataaaactttaggCATCCTAGTCTCTAATATGAAATGTCTTGTGGGAGCAATAATTATGGttgttatatatatttaaaaaattagacATCTGAGATGTTAAGAGAATAATTTCCTGGAATTAAGTACCTATCTGATTAAActtttgtgatttgttttaatGATGCTTTCTAAAAGAGTAGCTGTTTTATGCTGTGTCTGTGCGCTTTGCTAAATTAATAAACTGACTTGGCATTGAAAATGCTCTTTGAGGAATGCAAAagacaaaccccaaacccaaccctTAAGTTAAAGTAACAGTTAAAATATCCAGTACCATTTGTTGGGTGTTCTGTCTGCCTTTTTGTGGCGCTGATTCTTTGTGTTACCATTTATGTCTAGCATTTAAAATGCTATAGAGCAAGTTGTGTTTTTCATTGAAAGCTGATTCAAGTAAATGTTTAGTGGACTAGaggaaaaaagcccagaaaTATCAACAGTTAAATTTAATTATGATGCAGCTATGGTATCCTAATGCTAAACAGGAAATACATAAGTGGAGTGGTTTCAGTAAAACTGTAGGGAAACAGGAATACAAAGCAATTACATAAAATAAGATTGTGaccaaggtaaaaaaaaattctatcagCCATGTTTTCAGAATGCTGTTCATGCTATTTtattggaaattaattttgatgtgttagtatttttttctctactgtATGGCACAGTAATGGTTATTTTGGTAAGAAGATGTCACAATATTTATAAATTGTCATATTCTTTGCAGCTGATACCATATTTGGTGTTTAGCTACtattttggctgctgctgaaatagCAGAAATGGACTCTTCATTTGAAGCTGGAGCATCATCAGCAAATGCATTTGGGTTCAGTTTGCTGACACGTGTGTCATATCTTAGCTGAACTGTTGCAGTGaacaatatatttaattttccctgTAACTAAGCTTAGAGGGGGCAGAGTGAGTTATGCTATTTCTGAGGACACACTAAGCTTCAATTCTGTTCTCTGACAATGTTGTTTGTGTGGACTGGCTTGGCTACATCAGCCCAGTGCTTCTGAGTGTACAGCTGAATTGTGACTATTTCAGTTAGTGAAGCAGTAGATAGGCCAAAACATGTGGTGGAGAGTTTTCCACAGGACAAACTTCACAATTTGTTATTAAAAACTATTCCTGCACCTAAGTTGTAAATAGTGCTGTCTGTTCATTACTAGTCATCTTCCAGTTTTAATCAGGTAGAATTTGTAAATGCCAGAAGGTTGTGCACTCATTACAacagtaaacattttttttaagctaacaGAACAGTTATTTACTTTCAGCATTTCAGTTGAaagtaaatacagaaattgaAGCGCTTAGATTCAATTGAATTGCTTTGGcaacttctaaaataaaatagggaTATTTGGGTTTTCTACCTTGGGTATAATTTGATTATATTTGTAAAGTCTGAAACACTTAAGTGAAGTTTGGAATAAGAGACTCTGACTACTGAGTTTGTAGTTTTCTAAGAAATGTACCAGGATCTTGGCTTCATGGAAGTAAGtttttctcagttattttttcatttttctatatttcatgATGAAATTAAGAGCAAATGTTGCAGctgtgatttaaaatatttcaatttccTGTAGCCTTTAACCAGTCAATCTAATAAATGTGTATCCAAGTTGTATTCAAAACAGTTATTTACCTTTATTGTAATAagcttttcatttgttttagacaaaatacaaaaccaaatacCTTTTGTGTTCTGAGTTTCCTGCATGTGTGTTGGTATAAGTAAAGTATTAATAATGCTACACAAGACTGCTGTTTTTACTACTGAACTAAGTCACTATATAGACAGATCCTAAGGTATGGTATAGTTCTAGTGTCTCTTGCACAGACTTGCAGGATCACATTACATCAGGCACTAAATGTCATAAGTTTCAGGAGGAATGACTATTCTTCCAAAATGTAAATTAAGGAACCCTTCCCCCTCACTTTTGCAGTTGATAGATAATAGTGTTAGTATCTGAAGCTATGCATTCCAGGGAGTAAAATTCAGCCTGAACTACACACATAGAGGCCTCATGTCTGCTTGCCTCAGCATGTTTTTGAAGTCTTTTGTGTAATAGcaactgttttaaaagcatattttattgacaaaaaaattgcagtagATCATAAAACAAGAAAGGCGGGATTGTTTCTAATGTGTGTGAGAACATTCAGCTTTATGAATGTTGGTGCTAGACCAAGAAAATactgattaatttaaaattttatttagttCTCCTGAAAAAGGTATGGATAAGAACACAGATGAAGAGCAGCCTTCAACTGCCGGTAACCTGTACCCTAAAGAAGCAGTGAAGAAACGTCAGAATTCGGGTCGAGGTTCCGGGGCCAATGATTCTTCTAAGGCTTTCAGAAAAAGCTTCAGGCTGGACTACAGATTAGAAGAGGATGTAACTAAATCAAAGAGAGGCAAAGATGGGAGATTTGTCAACCCGTGGCCAACGTGGAAGTCACCAAGCTTACCAAATGTTTTGAAATGGTCCATCATGGAAAAAGATAACAGCAACGTGCCACGCTCAAAGCAGGTGAATACTTCCATGTTTTACCTTTGTGGTTAAGACTGCTTTTACCTCTGCTCTGATCAATAAAACAGGGCAGTTTCTAACTAATACTCACTAGACATCTTCTGGAGGCTTTTGTAAGTCTTACTTTACTGATTTTATtgacattttattcttttcaaaaggTGAGTTAATACTTTCTACCTGTTTAATTTTTGTCTCCTTGTTAGTTCtacatgttttaatttataCATCTCAGtttatatttgtaaaaacaaaaaattggcCCCCTAGCTCAGTCATAAACCAGTTACAGCCATTCCTTTTTAATAGGTGTTGTCTTATGAAGCATACTATTAACTTAATTTGTGTTGCATGACATAGCTTATGTCATGACATAtctagtttttaaaattttgtctttttttccagatggcTATTTAATACCTATGTTGCATCTCTTGCATGAAAATGTAATAGTTTCTGTCACCTGCTTATGAAAATACCtacaaatctattttttttctgttccagtaCACTGGGAGAAAAATTTGCTTATGTTAAAACTAACCTGAGGAGGGGTTTGTACTGAAACACTTAAAGTACAGTGCCAGTTTACTGTTATTTGTTCTTGGTGAAATGCTTTTGTCAGGTACTGTATATAAAGGCGACAGGAGAAGCTTCTTTTTCATGCAGAGTAATGGATACTAGAAAGCCATGGGTTATCCTTATAGTCACAGGAGGTATGGAGATGACTGAGTTTTGCAGAATTATTTCCCAGTGTATTTCTGCTGTGTTGACTGTACTTCAGAAAAGTTGTGCTGACAGGTGCACAACCAGAGACAGTATTTGTTAACAAGCAGGTGTTAATGCTTTTAAGCATGCAAGAAGGTATGCACAAGCTATAAATCTCACAGTCAGTATTTAGTAAAGACCTTTCCATTTTGTCTTACCTGAATTTCCTATGAAGGAAGGAATTCTGTCAGTTTTATGGACAGGAAAGCCATGTTAGGCATTATCACATGATGGTCAGAGGTTTGGGGATGTTTAAGAACAAATAACCTTGGCTGTAATTtaatcataataataataaataatttgccATCAAAAAAGTTTTTTCCATTCAAGTGAgagggggaaatggggaaatggatttgcagagaattctcaaagcctgacagaaggctcacatagTATGCATCTGAATGCAAAGTTTGAGATAAAATATGCTGACTTAGAAAAATCAtggaataggacagacattgttgagagagaaatggaactagaaacaagtttcaaatgatgACCTTGCAAATGGACTAGATATTTTAGAGAAACAGAACTATGAAAGGTGTATTGTAGGAGGACCCACAAGGGGTATTTTTAGATGATTGGCTTAAAAGGcattagcagcattgtgtggcaaaagccGATAGGCCAAGAAACGCTTATAACGTATTATACTTAGGAAATtgtttggcttctgatttttgatggtgtgaattgtaacatctatattgtctcacccttcacatgagactgaaaatggaataaaaatcttTAAGCCACCTCTCAAGAGCACCctctctgggtcagaaaaaagGGATAATCTGACAAGAAAGAAGCACAGCAAACTTGTGTCGGTCTTCGGTTCCCTTCCAGcaattcttaaaattttttaaattttttaaaatttaaactttttaaaatttggtgtCTTCCTTATGGTGACAATGGTCATGTTGCTGTGTGCAGCTTTCTAGGTGGTGTGCTGGCCACATTTTCATGAAATTCACACCTGGATGTTTTCAGTTGCCTATGACCTCTGCCCTACTTGGTATGTGTGGAACAGGCTTCATGTCTTCCCAGTGCCAGTCAGAAACCTGAGCAGTGACTGAAGTCCCTTGAAGGCAATGCTGAGGTGAATTGTGGAGTGCAGAGCATACAGCACTGATGGAGTGCAGAACTGCAGCACCCCCTTTAATTTACAGTTCATCCCTACAATAAAGGATAATCACAAAGAAATCTACAAGGCACCAGTTGAAAAGCCATCTCTGACCCAGTTGGGATTAATCGTGggctaattttaatttttgcataGGAACTCTTTTACTTGGGTGCCTGCAATTATTCAGGAGTTTAGTGAAGTAAATCAGGAGCAGAAAAACCTAGATAGGGATCAATGGAATGCACTTCTGGAATCCTCAGCCATTTTGATGCTTGTTTCAGCCAGTTTTGTTCCACCCCTAAATCAGCCTGTGAAGTACATCTGAGCTTGTTTAAAATTCAAACCAAGGGCTCCATAGTTTATTTATCACTGCTAGATGGCACATCCTTTGAGCAGACTCCTGCTTCAGTTTCTGCATTGAGTGAGCCCAGTGATGCCCTGCTATGCTGGGCAGGTTCAGTTTATCTGTACCAAGTGCTTTGCCTATGTAAAAATGAGCATATTATCCGGGGTATGTGCTTGTGCTTCACTGTGGAAAAGCTATATGCATTGTAATCATGCCTTCACAATGAGCCTGTATCATTATCCAGAATGCATGGACTTCTTGTATTGTCATTACAGGCTTTATTATTAACTTTGTTCAGTACTGTTGGAGGATCTTTAATTATTACTTGTTTGATCTGCAGTTTAGGTTGTTCTCATTTCTGTAAAATCCTGTGGTATTCCAGTATGCACTAAGCGCCAAAAATCCCAAGCTAATCAGCTAGTCTTACCAAAGCCTGTcatgtgttttttcttgctttgcattaggagggaaagaagaatgggaggggggaagggacagagcaggaggagtTTTTGTAGTACTTGAGTAATGAAGACAAGACAGTATTAAGCACATTTTACTTCTCTTGGTAGCTGATTAGACATAATTGCTGTATTTCAAGATCTGTTATAGTTCTTCTAGTTTTAATGCTTCTGGTTAGTCTGACATAACAAAATGTATAATATCAGGATAAAAGTTCCATAAGATATATATTTCATTCATTATATTGCTTTATCCTGTTGTGTGAGTTCTAACTATTTCATGTGAAGTATACTGCTAAAAGAATTTATGTTTTAGTTTGATATTTTATGAGTTGAGTATTGCTTATTGCTTTAAAAGGTGATTTTGGTGTGCTtttgtaaaatacaaaaaaaacaaacccaaaccaaacaaccacaACCAAAAATCCCATGCAATGAGAAGTAATGTTGGTGTGATTTACCATGATAGCTCAACAGGATGCCTGGTGTCCAATCTCATCCTCTGAGGAATTATTGATTTGGATCAGAGGCCTGTGTATCACAAACCTGGAGAGCACAAGCCCTGTACAGGATTCACAAGTTACACTGCCTTTGTGCTCTTGGTTTGTCTTGAACTTCTGTTCATGGAATTTCATTTAAATAGGTCAGGGTAGCAGTTGTTTGCACTGTGTTCTTCTCTATCAATCTTCCTGTCCTTGTGACTTTTACAAAtgcaataaatataaaatatagtgATTAGTTCTACCTTCAAATCAACTGTTCTAAATACTTGATAGTATTTACAGTGACATCCCTGTAAAGCCTTTATTAGTAGTGCAGATGTGTTGTGGATTTAGGCAGCCAAGTCCCAGTCAGCTGCTCGCTCCCTCTGCTCACTGCTTGTACCTCACTGGAATTGAAAGGGGGAAAATCAAATAACTTGTGAGTTGAGATAAAGACGGTTcaataggtaaagcaaaaacTGCATGCACGAGGCAACtaagaagtttattttctttgcatgggcaggcaggtgtttggccatccccaggaaagcagggctgtATCTCATGTAACAGTTAcctgggaaaacaaacacagattttACTACTGGGTTGCAATGTCATATGGTGTGGGATATCTCTCTGATGGGTTGGggtcagctctcccagctgtgtccctccCAGCTTTTTCTGTGCCCCAGTCAACTGGCTGAAATGCTATGAGAGCACTACTCAGCAACACCTAAAACATCTGTCTGCCATTATCACTCTTTTCAGCACAATTCCACAACACAGCAGTGTAGGtgctactaggaagaaaattaagtgTACCCTACATAAAACTTGGCAGAGTATGTCTGAGTCCCACTTAAAAACTAATTGTTCACATCTGCCAACTGGCCAGTTCCTCATCCGTTAAATATTGATTATTACTATTGCATAATGATAATTATTAAAACCTAATTTGTGCCAAATGTcagcaaaaataaatggattAATTAAGTTCTGAGAAAATTTGTACTCTAACTCTAAAACCAGCTACttaaaaagagcattttccaTAAAAAATGCACTGACCTAAATTGCATTATGACAACTTACTAAGTTCCATATCTGAGTTTCAGTTCTTTGATACAATCTGATTTGTTGACTTAACCATATGTAATTTGTTGGTTTGTCCTAATTTCCATTTTTGAGTATTATGTtagttttgtgtatttttttaaatgaaatgtcacAGAATAATGCTTCTGTTGTTCAGATTTCTGTGGCCAGTGTAGTTTCCATGTACTTAGACTGAAATAGAGATAAGAAAATGATGCTTCTTCGTTTTATCTCAGTCGAAGACTCCTACTTTTCTTGTATGAACTAAGGGGTTGTATTGTATTAACCTTATATTCAGCTTTATAGAAGGTTATCTATTTCTCATTCCTGGAGACAGCAGTGAAACTTCTTCAGTAAACATGCCTTGTCCATTAGCTCTcagaaaaagcaatttcattaatattttattatttacagcagaattgcagagggatggagacgtgtgtgttttgtttttcccaacATATGCCTTCCAAATCAATAAAATATGGTGGAGAAAGTAACTTCCCTGAAGCTGTCAGGACTGGTTTAGCAAGGCAACTCCCAGAGTCCTAAACTGCCACAGCATCAGCTGAACTTTTAAAGGAGCACAAGGTCAGCTGTGTATAAACTCACTGATAGTGCTAATCTCTGCTAGGCTGGGAGAATGAGAGCAGCAATCATGGCAGGCAGAACTTGACTTGgaaccagcagtgctggggcatTTGTGATTACAAGGAGAAGAGTGTCAGGAGTCTAGAAGCTGCCCTAGCACATGAAAATTCTTCTAAAGCCAAGTGAGGAGTTCAGACCATAAGTGTTTGGGAGGAGAGCCTTAGCCACATTGTGACCAAGATGGAGATGGTCAGGAGTTCTGAGAAGACTcgttggttgttttttttagtacaaacacttttatttattacaCCTAAAACTTCTGCATCAGCACTGCAAGTGAAGAGCATAACTCTGGTTCAAAATGAGAGAATGAGTGGTGGTTGGGCAGTGAGTTTCAGTCAGTGATGTACAGCCATGGCCTTCTTTGTGCTGACTTGAGAATACACATGGAGTCAAATTTGAGCCAATCAAAACGAGAGCTGTGCATTTTTTTACCTCTGGATTTATGTTCAGCCAAATTAGTTCTCTGACCTGTCATACTCAAGTAGAGACTGCAAAACTTGTCAAGCTGGAATAAGAGAGGAGGTGGGGGAACCTTTTCATAACCTAGCATATCTAAGTACCATAAGGTTTatctcaaaaattattttgttttttgtgaaTGTTCAATTAATTATTGGCACGATGGGAAGGAAGAATTGTAATAGTTAACGTTAGCCAAGTGAGGTTAACCTTCGTGTGCTGCTTCTAGATGTAATGAGGACAGAGGGAAGGCCTGATAAAAGCCAGCAGAACTTTTGTGGAGTGTTGCTGGGGAAcatgacattttctttcatctgtgaCTTAGTTGTGCTAGGACTTCAGAGGATGCATTGTTTAGTTGCATAAGATAAATATTTGTTAAGTAACTCTGTGTCTGTGTATACATATTCTTTTTCAGGTGGAGGAATCCCTTCCTGGGATGCTTGTTAGTGCCTTGCAGTGTTTTCATTGCAATGCCCCCAGACTCCATCAGGTCTCCTGGCCTGATGGGAtactctcttctctttctcaacAGAGAAGTGTAAATATTgcaaaaacataaaattaaattaggagGAAGTAGCTGGGAAAATGGACATTGAAGAGGCATCTAGTGTGTGCTGCAGTTCTCTGCATAAAAGCATAAACAAAGTCCAAATCTTGACTGTATTGATTTTTGCCTTGTATGCAGTTTTTGTTCCCTGGCCAAGTACATTCTGAAATCTCTCATGCATATCGTGTTCTTTATTGCCAGGAGCTGGACAAAGCACTTCCAGTGTTACAACCTTACTTTGTTCAAAGGCCAGAAGAGGCCGGGAAGACAGGAGCCGGTATGCGAGTCACGTGGCTGGGACACGCCACAGTTCTGGTGGAAATGGATGAACTCGTGTTTCTCACCGACCCCATCTTCAGCCAGAGAGCTTCCCCCATTCAGCTGCTGGGCCCCAAGCGCTTCCGAGGGCCGCCGTGCACGGTGGCGCAGCTGCCCAAGGTGGACGCGGTGCTCATCAGCCACACGCACTACGACCACCTGGACTACAACAGCGTGGCCAGCCTCAACGAGCGCTTCGGCAGCGAGCTGCGCTGGTTCGTGCCCCTGGGCCTCCTGCAGTGGATGCAGAGGTGTGGCTGTGAGAACGTCATTGAACTGGATTGGTGGGAGGAGAACTGTGTCCCTGGTCACGATGCGGTAACCTTTGTCTTCACCCCGTCCCAGCATTGGTGCAAAAGGACTGTGACAGATGACAACAAGGTTCTCTGGGGCAGCTGGTCTGTCTTGGGACCTTGGAATAGGTTTTTCTTTGCAGGAGATACTGgatattgttttgcttttgaacaAATAGGTAAAAGGTTTGGACCTTTCGATCTTGCTGCCATCCCCATCGGAGCTTATGAGCCAAGGTAGGAAAATCAGAGTTTGAgcaaaatatgtaaatggaATTATATATTGATGACAAAAAATACACCCAGAAGTTAGAACTGTAGGTGTACTTTCTAAAAAGTATGTGTAtgtttttggaggttttttcttcAGACTTGGGGACAGGAGTCAGAAGATGAATCAGcaatcttttttctccttaaaaatgtTGAGTAAAAATCTGGAATTAGTctatgcctttttttctgaaacagcacAATTTAATCCAGCCCGTTCCAGTTTATGTcatttgctgcatttttctcttgcttcagTGTTTACCCTGGTTTTGCAACTTACCTGGAGACAAAGATGACTTGGTTACACAGTATGAAAGATCTGTTTGCTCAGGAGAGcaagcttttctccttttggagaaaatatttagatgATAGTCCTCATATAATGCTGGAAGGGAAGCATGTAtgggctgggaaaaaaagatgggaGTCCAAATAGCATGGTAAAAACTTGGTTATCTTTCAAGAATTGCCAAgttctctcttctgttttgcCTGTTCCCTTGGGCTATCTCTGAAGCACACACTTTTTGATGTGTACTGCTAGCACAAAATTTTCTCAAGGATGGATTTAAAGTTTCAGCCTTAATGCCTCAAGGCACCAGTAATATGTCCTTAACCTACTGAAAATAgagattaggaaaaaatccttcaaaaagaGTGTACAGTAAATGAACTGCTGTTTGATGGGTGTGTTGGTAAATGTTAGTTTCCTGATCTTGAGTGTTCTGTATGTTGTCCAGGTGTACATGCTTACAATTTTTTTGATTAGGTGagaatatatttcattttttttctttgcagtggaaggaaaggagaaatctTGCACTGAATTACGTGACATAAAAAGGTGGTTCTTTGTTTTGGTAGGTGGTT from Sylvia atricapilla isolate bSylAtr1 chromosome 5, bSylAtr1.pri, whole genome shotgun sequence includes:
- the NAPEPLD gene encoding N-acyl-phosphatidylethanolamine-hydrolyzing phospholipase D isoform X1; amino-acid sequence: MVGRRALWSCSLQLAALPSAAGWSGGTPQPFNSSYRRPAEPPPWKGWSGSMEEEEKGDETLQGRQQPHRSSPEKGMDKNTDEEQPSTAGNLYPKEAVKKRQNSGRGSGANDSSKAFRKSFRLDYRLEEDVTKSKRGKDGRFVNPWPTWKSPSLPNVLKWSIMEKDNSNVPRSKQELDKALPVLQPYFVQRPEEAGKTGAGMRVTWLGHATVLVEMDELVFLTDPIFSQRASPIQLLGPKRFRGPPCTVAQLPKVDAVLISHTHYDHLDYNSVASLNERFGSELRWFVPLGLLQWMQRCGCENVIELDWWEENCVPGHDAVTFVFTPSQHWCKRTVTDDNKVLWGSWSVLGPWNRFFFAGDTGYCFAFEQIGKRFGPFDLAAIPIGAYEPRWFMKHQHVDPEEAVRIHIDVQAKKSVAIHWGTFALANEYYLDPPIKLNEALERYGLKKDDFFLLHHGESRSLNTNDRFEN
- the NAPEPLD gene encoding N-acyl-phosphatidylethanolamine-hydrolyzing phospholipase D isoform X2; the protein is MRCVSEKLGVKEFLSRVTSSVRPVTVVAAGGPTACSPEKGMDKNTDEEQPSTAGNLYPKEAVKKRQNSGRGSGANDSSKAFRKSFRLDYRLEEDVTKSKRGKDGRFVNPWPTWKSPSLPNVLKWSIMEKDNSNVPRSKQELDKALPVLQPYFVQRPEEAGKTGAGMRVTWLGHATVLVEMDELVFLTDPIFSQRASPIQLLGPKRFRGPPCTVAQLPKVDAVLISHTHYDHLDYNSVASLNERFGSELRWFVPLGLLQWMQRCGCENVIELDWWEENCVPGHDAVTFVFTPSQHWCKRTVTDDNKVLWGSWSVLGPWNRFFFAGDTGYCFAFEQIGKRFGPFDLAAIPIGAYEPRWFMKHQHVDPEEAVRIHIDVQAKKSVAIHWGTFALANEYYLDPPIKLNEALERYGLKKDDFFLLHHGESRSLNTNDRFEN
- the NAPEPLD gene encoding N-acyl-phosphatidylethanolamine-hydrolyzing phospholipase D isoform X3, with product MDKNTDEEQPSTAGNLYPKEAVKKRQNSGRGSGANDSSKAFRKSFRLDYRLEEDVTKSKRGKDGRFVNPWPTWKSPSLPNVLKWSIMEKDNSNVPRSKQELDKALPVLQPYFVQRPEEAGKTGAGMRVTWLGHATVLVEMDELVFLTDPIFSQRASPIQLLGPKRFRGPPCTVAQLPKVDAVLISHTHYDHLDYNSVASLNERFGSELRWFVPLGLLQWMQRCGCENVIELDWWEENCVPGHDAVTFVFTPSQHWCKRTVTDDNKVLWGSWSVLGPWNRFFFAGDTGYCFAFEQIGKRFGPFDLAAIPIGAYEPRWFMKHQHVDPEEAVRIHIDVQAKKSVAIHWGTFALANEYYLDPPIKLNEALERYGLKKDDFFLLHHGESRSLNTNDRFEN